The window gttaagacctggaaggccgaaaagctccagccgcgatgggaaggaccgttcctggttctgttaacaactgaagcagctgttcggacaaaagaaaaagggtgggcccacgcatcaaggataaaggcgcctgttccgcctgaaggagaaagcacttggacatgcgagcaaggggacaagccgttggtggtaaaactgaaaagacagcaataatgaactctacttggactgtattggtggggatattgatcagtttactcctgtatgtgggggagggcgaggggagatgtgacaaatgtcggacTACGGTAATGCTCGGGATTCGAATCTACTCGGGATCATTTGTGTCTCACTCCCATGTGGACGATTggtgttacgatgtgagtgcacgacacgaatgttgggagggtggaagaccctattatcaggtgtataataaaggatacggtggcaaaatccgtggatgccctataaatgaccgctgggtgtgtattagcaaaactgggaggtggggcctatcctccgtgttgctcagggagcaggttgacagagtcaaggagaccaagatacagaacactgatcgggggttggggaaagagcaagaccgtcagggaacggtcgtggtctctaaagtgccatctgtaTACGAACAGGTAGAAGGAAagattgaactccctgatgttacacaaaacctgtttattgatctcacctcgagaatagccactgttttaaatgttagcaattgctgggtttgtggggggccgcatatgtcggaacaatggccgtggactggtcaaagcttagacatatgggaattgctgcaaaccacttggactcatgtcaacgaaaggaaaagccaggggtggagactgacgaacagccctgagggccagttctgtattgaaggcaaggggaccgtggaggtagggattagtccctgtcagaatgtattggatgcgaccacgcgagtatggtggcctaaggatattacttggtacattgcaaaccgagatcatggaaattgcgttccattacgtactgattcctcctctgacgagctgggggctgattactggaattgcagtggtcctggtccttatgagggcgtccccggagtaaaggagctgtgggatgacgttgtgaggcagggagggcctgctccagatggcctattttggatatgcggtaatcaggcatactccaaactgcccatgggatgggctggggtatgcttcctgggtctaatacgacctgcgttcttcctattaccccggaAGGAAGGTGACGATTTGggaattaaactctttgactccctccgtaggtcgccaagggatatccaagtcggtgattggggggatgagtggccaccggcccggattattgaatactacgggccagctacatgggcacaggacggatcatggggataccgtactcctatctatatgttaaatcgtattatcaggctccaagcagtcgtagaggttattaTTAACCGGACTGTCCTGGCCCCGGAGttgagggctgctatatatcaaaaccgacttgccttggattatctgttggcctcggaggggggcgtgtgcaggaagtttaacctgactaactgctgtctagaaattgacgataatggtaaagcggttttggaaatttccgatgaaattcggaaattggcccatgtgccagtacaatcttggcgtcctcttagtggcatcggatggtgggatggtctcctaggtggtagttggtggtgcacggcgttgctggtggttgggggggggggggcgtgatgCTTCTCCTCATATTACCCTGCCTAACCCCCTGgattcagtttttaattcagaaaaatatttcccgactccaggcagtggcggttccacaacatgggacgcgggaacttaaagtgatgttgctgcaaaagaccaaggatttcccgggcccttaaggaggggtggggggggggggggggggcttatcttgatcaggcacatcttaaaaagagaaagggtgcaattgtgagaggtaatttcggttcaaactttaagatgtgcctggaccacagactgatctataataaaagacaaaacttttgcttcttttctaaattGTGCATAAagctgacaatttgtgagcagagtgacttcttttctaaaaacattagacttttgcttttttaaaacattttgtatcctcaaaagtagaatagtttaaattgtgcataatgctgacaatttgtgagcagagtaaaaacaaacaggcccttgattgatgaaaccataaacacaggcagggaaggatgagtccttgactgataaagactgcaggacagggaaacgactcgagagacatctgctacagattgataagaccgctagcacagacagagaagaataagtctttgactgataagactacagggggaaaaaaacaacaactctggagacatttgttgcagactgtgtgataagggtgcaaattggagaataatgacggtttaagaatgtgaacctcatggctcattagagccaaggaggggagggacttgtgctgtatataatgagaaactttgtaagcctcagcgcgcctttttctcagaagggtgcccaactctgcgacttgctaataaaactttgttttcctgaatttgtctagagcgattattaagaagcgattttcatTTCTAACACAAAGTTAAATAAAATACAAAAGTATCTTGCAGAATTCACTTCGAATCATATCTGTTGAATCACAAAAAGATGATGCTCAATGTACTAACTGATGGACAAACATTGTAAAGAACGTATATATCTCAATTATATCTTAAATGAATATTTACTCTGCCTTGGACAACAACAACTGAAAGTTTTTTTAACAAGTTGACAACTACAATAGCAAAGCTTTAGAAAATCCACCACTGAGCCAAATCTTGCATAAAAGTTTTTTTCAGGAAATCCTTTAAAGATTTCAGGCTTCTCCAGCTTCAATTAgctgaagaagaaaaaaaatgtatCTGGTTGGAGACATGAATAGAAAagaatcagagggaaatggaccaaatgttggcaaatgggtcactagattaatttaggatatttggttgtctggactgaagggtttgcttCTGTGCTCTACAACTCGATGACTCTATTTCTACATAGTCAGAATCAATTTCACAAAACTAGGGTTAGGCCATTCATCCTTTACAGCCTGTCTTGGGCTGTGGCCTAACTGTGCACGtttcaatgcaagtttcaaaGATTTCAGCAGTTCTTTTCAAAAAGTGAACATATATTCAAAAACATTGTTAAAGTCTGAAAGTATCAATGTAACTATTCTCAATGTTCAAGATCAGCCATTTCCGAAAGTCATTTAAATGtagagcttttctaacaataggtgtgaattctgtctgtgtcccaatatcgAGTCAGATTGACATTGTTGTTTgaaaagctctgcatttaaatGACATTCTTGAAGGTAATTTAAAACAAGTTCTGGGATTAATGTACCAAAGAACAGAAGCCCATTCTGAAatatgaaagatttaatctaaaattgtttagtGAAGGACATCTCCATGAccgtggactcctttggctataaattctgtgttcacGATCTTATTGTCCatgaccacctgatgaaagagcagcactctgaaatggAGTGATCAGTAAAAATGTCTCATTTGGATCCCCCAAGGTTAGAAATGGAAACATATCTCTTCAAGGTTACAGTTTGATTTGCCCTTTCAATGTTCTTGAAATGTAATGTGTTCCATTGTAGTGTTCAATTCTGATTCATTAATATCAGTATCCAGTCTCATCTGAGTGCAGAACCAACTCAACTGACGGAACAAACAGAAACTTTTCGGTTTGCTTTTTAGATGTGAcatcttctctccctccctctctggtgACCCAACAGGACTACCAGAGCTGGAAGTACCACTCTCGAAATACGATTGCTGACCTACAGTTTTCTTGTGCTGTTGAACATAAGGATCTAAAAGCTGGTAGCCTGATCTCTCAcaaagcacaaaaacagactgctAACCCCTGTCTGCATAGAGGAGAAATTTCAGGTGGAACAGATCACAAAATAACTGTTACCAGTCCCACAACACGTGTTTcccatggacaaagttaaaaatctcacaacaccaggttataaaccAACAGATTTATTCGGAAACGCGAACGTTTGGAGCACCGCTCTCTTATCAGGTTGGTTGTGGAGAATGAGATCATGTTCatggaatttatagccaaaggagtccagtgtcatggagatgtcatATATTAAAtaattttagattaaatctttcatcttttagaatgggtttctgCTCTTTGGCATGTTAATTCCAGAACTTGTTTTTAATTACCTTCGCAAGAAAGTCATTcaaatgcagagcttttctaacaataggtgtgaattctgtctgGGTCCCAGTGTTGAGTCAGACAGACATTTTTCTTAGAAATGTTGtgcatttaaattacattcttgAGAAGGTAGTTTTTAGATTAGGGTAtaggttaggctggattggccatgctaaattacccttatTGTTCATGATATGTAAGGTAGGGGGGATGAGCTATGAGAAATATGAAGTAAGGGAGTGGATCTGGGTGGCAATGCCTTCCTAACCATCCAGTCTACCAGTTCTTTGCAGGTTGCATCACTATGTATCTGAACCCTCTTACATCTCTGTTTTAACTATGCAAGCCCTATCCTTCCTCgttttagcaaaatgcaacccctTGCTTTTTCATACCTCTCTCATATACGCACACcctaacactctcacacactctcagacttatactccatcacactcaaccaagcatgcacacactcttacatacaaACTCACATGCGCACACATACAGAACTCTTATGGAGTGAATTTTTATTGGCAGGATTATATTGGCAGATACTTTCAATTTTGCTCACAAAGCACACAAtctacaggcagtcaatgcatgtaatattttatatatTCCTACTTTAAAAACAGAactagtctgattcaagattgagATACTGACAGACTcaaacctcacaactttaatgtATTgtgtgagctgagatgtcacttttaaaaaaaatataaaaccatAAATCATCTCAAGGACATGACTTAGACGTTGTTCTTGGAgtaacatattaatgaactgaaacctgcaacccattctaaaagatatcagttgcatgacactgtgaatTTTGCTATAAGATctctgtcttatgatcctgctccacagctacctgtggaaggagcagcgctctgaaagctagtgcttccgaataaacctgttggactataacctggtcttgtgtgatttttaactttatccaccccagtggTTTCTAGTGAACACAGCCCATACCTCCCAGTAAAATTTACAACGCCAATGAAACAACACAGTACCTGCACTCctgaaaaatttacaatttctaaGGATACTAGCTAcccattcactgctccatctgataaaCAACATTGCAatcttagtgcaggaggctgaaagaaacgAACAGCTTCAAAACAAAAAACCTTGGAGCTCAAaactttcaatgagagtctgagcccgcggtaagttcaggtaatctttattgtgacccaactttgttaaAGCTTCAGATCCTCCAGCGAAAAGGTGTAGAAAAAGTAgctgctttttaaacagctcaaggtcaaagcgcacacactcctcactcccccatcccacctcactttctttactattggtcatcaccgagttgtccctttgtaattggatccttggtacagctgtaacctggaggaagtattgcctcactcagcaatttcaacccatacCCTGTCTCCTAGTAAGTTTCTCCCTACTCATCTGCCAGGggctgaggggggaagggggggggggagaaggagggggggggggggggaagggaaggatgggagggggggggaagaggaggggggggcggggggaagaggagggaggggcggggggaagaggagggaggggcggggggaagaggggaggtgCTGGGCAGTGTAGTGTTAACCAcacagctgtgggtctggagtcacgtgtaggatGCAGCTGGGTGACtgaatgaatcctttcccacaatggcagtttccttccctaaaaagagTATGCGTGAATCAGATAGGATCCCCACCCTAAAAACGGTTTCATCAtcagattctgaactccagatttctgacagaattcaaattccatgatCTTGCCATGGCCGGATTCAAACTCAGGAGTCCccggaactgggttgatagtccagtcccTAATGGCACTCAGTTGTTGCTCCTTCAATCACCCTGTGATGGCACGTGGACTCGTTGGTGCCTCCGCAgatgggaggagcaggtgaaggccttcccacactctgtgcAGCCGAagggcttctccccagtgtggatccgTTGGTGGGTCTGGAGATTGGAGGAATCGCTGAACcccttcctgcactcagggcagctgaagggccacTCCCCTGTGTGAACcctctggtgtctcagcaggatggaggaattgctgaaggccttcccgcactcggtgcaggggaatggcctctcccccataTGGATGtgccggtgggtcagcagagtggtggaattgctgaaggccttcctgcactcggggcagctgaagggcttctccccaGTATGGAGACGCTGGTGCTTCCACAAGTTGCTCACCTGACTAAATCccttcccgcacttggggcaggtgaacggcctctcccctgtgtggacccgctggtgagtcagcaggtgggaggaattgctgaaggccttcccacactcggagcagctgtagggcctctcccccgtgtggacccgccagtgggtcagcaggtcagaggaatgTCTGAACGCCTTCTTGCACTCGGAGCAAGAAAACGGCCTCTCACCAGTGTGGAGTCGCTTGTGGGTCTGGAGGTtgaaggaattgctgaaggccttcccacactcgggacATGGGAAAGGCCTCTCCCCTGTATGGACCCGCTGGTGAGTCCGCAGGgcagaggcctgggtaaagctcttcccacactcagggcagctgaagggcctctctctggtgtgactgcgccgatgagtctccagggcagatgggacacagaagcctttcccgcagtcaccacacttccatggtttctccacagggcgggattcctcagatttctccatggccgaagcttcagccGCACACAAACATGTGTAGAGCCCCTTCGCACCGTGATTTCCTCTTAACAGGCAGTATAGCTGTTACacgctccacactcagtgcactgcaacagtaggtctctcatccagtcccactgatacaGGAAAtgtactcaaacaggaaccaaaaagctttgctccttctcacagaatcacagtcaaAAATCGTTGTGGTCCTGATGGATTGATTGACCGTCAGACATTGACACCAAAGTGAGAACTGCTGACTCTGGAGAGTCACTGTCAAAACGTAcggcactggaaaagctcagcagatcaggcagcatccgaggagcaggagagttgacgttacagttaattttgaaacttctgtcttcagatcttcaaacgCTGTAAAAAGAGAATATTAAGTCATCACTTTCAGTTCTGCTTTCTGgtgaacattcttttcttttattattcCACAAAAATGAAAGCgtcatcccattctctctctctctccacctctgttctcattccactttaaccaattctcctgaaggtgctgattcaggattttACAGGTGCTGAAAAGCAAAAACGTCAAAGCTTATCTCTCTGaaactccacctgaaagttagtatCTTTCACGTCATTGGCAtaatgctgagagtgagcaggtctgatttggAAAGCAAAATAAAGTGTGCCACTTCAGGATGagcctgcaatgcagcttcttgaggaacaaCCTCAAGAAATGGTTAATGTCCCCAGGAAGGGGAGCATAATGAGACTTCAAGGTATTAACACCGACaccagagacagagaaactgaacatacaGACGTGGCAAACATTGATGGAAagccagaatcatagagatagaCACTCAGAAACAGAATAGTTTGACTGAAATGCctgtgtctgtgctgaccagatatcctaaattaatctagtcacatttgccagcacgtgtTCCCTGGCCCTTTGAACCGTTCGTTTTGATacacccgtccagatgccttttaaatgataccagcctccactactttctctgacaggtcattccgtacacacattcacacccgcCCAAaccttgtgaaaaagttgcctccttTGGTCTCTTTTTAATCTCCACGCCCCCTCCCCCGCcgccctcaccctaaaccaatcaccatctagttctggactcccccaccccaaggaaaagaccatgtctatttaccctatccatgctccttatgattttataaaagtctaTAATGTTACCCCTAAGATTGGGGCGCGGgctggggaaaacagccccaccctatccttccgtccctcctcacccggacaattaagacacatacctgagtttgcagagtctgctccctccctggattcactccagttgctcccagtgaacagattttctccctCTTAGATTGAAGAGTTGCTCAGCGAAAGGGTTTTACTCTGAAACGAGCAGAgccacttccgcgttgtgacgtcATCGATGGGTCgatgcgggagagggagagacaggaagggGAGGAGCGTACAGCGGGGAGGGGGCGGAGCGATAGGGCGGAGAAACGATTGGGGTCAGGGGCGGGGCGACTGGGTGGAGCGAGAGGCGGGTACGGAGGCGGAGTGCGGCCGGGACAGTGGGAGGAGCAAGTGTCGAGCGACGGCCGACGAGACGGGGCGTGACGAGACAAAGGGGCGGGGCAAACGGCGGCTCCGCACTGCGCCTGCTCCGGATTGACAGGCCGCACTGCTCTGCACAGTTTGCAAAAATCTTTTCCCTTCAGAGAATCCGCACAATATAGAAGCAGGTCACCCGGCCCAatgagaccacaccgaccctccgaagggtaacccacccacatcCATTCCCTTTCCTCTCCTGCCCGATATTTACCCCCCGAATAGACCtcacctgggcactatgggtaatttaacatggcgaatccaccctaatctgtacatccctggaccatgtggggcaatttagcatggccaatccaccctcacccttCACAGATTAACTACTCTCCGGGAATAACAGCTCTTCcttaaatctactccccctaattGTATGGCCGAGTCTCATCCACCAGCAGAAACTACGAGACAGGGCAGGGAGCTGGTGGACGTGCGTCTGGATggcatgctcttcagaggggttgaatggtctatttccacactgtagagattgaaTGATTTATTGCAGTCGTGTTTGCCCCGGATCTCAGCGCGCAGAACCTCCCACCTTCCACCAAATcaaaagacaagtcccaccctgccctctcgtATGTGTGTTATCCATCTGCTTAATCGTTTCCAGTGAATACGGCCCAAACCCCGCTGCTGTCAGTAAACTTTAAAATGCTTCGGAAACAATgtaacgaggacatgccgcaacccaaaggactagccacactacatACATCAGgaccatttctgaactgacagccagactactgcgaccactcggactcataacagcacacaaaccaacagccacgctcagacaacaactcaccagaacaaaggacctgatacccaacatgagcaaaactcatgtagtgtacaaaaatcccatgcaaggactgcacaaaacactacataggacaaacaggaagacagttaacgatccgtatccatgaacaccaactagccacgaaacgacatgaccagctatccttagtagccacacacacagacgacaagcaacatgacttcgactgggacaacactaccattatagggcaagccaaacagagaatagccagggaattcctagaggcatggcactcatccacagactttatcaacaaacacattgacctggacccaatatacaggccactacagcggacagctggaactgacaacccaaagcggcagagacaggccactataaatgccggaggaaacagcacagaagcgcttcacaggaggctcccaagcactgaggatgtcacctagacaggggacgaaacgtttgcaagacaaattcccagctcggcgaacagaaccacaacaatgagcacccgagctacaaatcttctcccaaactttgaaaacaATGTAATACCTGAGGTACTGAAAACCGTAAGGTTTCTAATGATAACAGTGACTGATTCACTCCTTCTGATGTACAGCAGTGGAAATACAATgttggaggctgaaagaaatgagcagtttaaaacaagaacccACCTAACCCTTCACTTAGCACCCCACTCAGCAAACTGTACTTACTGCCGGTAAAGcacttcatccccacagtgcaatgaattcccactttccactAAAATTCTGGATGTACTCATTCACTCAGTTGCTGTCCCACAAATTAAAGATTTCACTGTAACTTGTtctgtgcaacgaaccagaattgatcagggacctcgaagtgaaggagccattgagaAGTAGTGACTATAATACAATacgcttcaatctgcaatttgagagggaaagggtacaatcagaagtgacagtatttctgttgaataaagggaaccatggagctatgagggaggagctggccaaagttcaatagtGCAATACCttggcagggatgacagtggaggaacaatggcagatatttctgtgtataatgcagaagattctggatcagttcattccataaaggaagaaa of the Chiloscyllium punctatum isolate Juve2018m chromosome 36, sChiPun1.3, whole genome shotgun sequence genome contains:
- the LOC140460610 gene encoding endogenous retrovirus group 3 member 1 Env polyprotein-like isoform X1 — protein: MRARGQAVGGKTEKTAIMNSTWTVLVGILISLLLYVGEGEGRCDKCRTTVMLGIRIYSGSFVSHSHVDDWCYDVSARHECWEGGRPYYQVYNKGYGGKIRGCPINDRWVCISKTGRWGLSSVLLREQVDRVKETKIQNTDRGLGKEQDRQGTVVVSKVPSVYEQVEGKIELPDVTQNLFIDLTSRIATVLNVSNCWVCGGPHMSEQWPWTGQSLDIWELLQTTWTHVNERKSQGWRLTNSPEGQFCIEGKGTVEVGISPCQNVLDATTRVWWPKDITWYIANRDHGNCVPLRTDSSSDELGADYWNCSGPGPYEGVPGVKELWDDVVRQGGPAPDGLFWICGNQAYSKLPMGWAGVCFLGLIRPAFFLLPRKEGDDLGIKLFDSLRRSPRDIQVGDWGDEWPPARIIEYYGPATWAQDGSWGYRTPIYMLNRIIRLQAVVEVIINRTVLAPELRAAIYQNRLALDYLLASEGGVCRKFNLTNCCLEIDDNGKAVLEISDEIRKLAHVPVQSWRPLSGIGWWDGLLGGSWWCTALLVVGGGGA
- the LOC140460617 gene encoding uncharacterized protein translates to MEKSEESRPVEKPWKCGDCGKGFCVPSALETHRRSHTRERPFSCPECGKSFTQASALRTHQRVHTGERPFPCPECGKAFSNSFNLQTHKRLHTGERPFSCSECKKAFRHSSDLLTHWRVHTGERPYSCSECGKAFSNSSHLLTHQRVHTGERPFTCPKCGKGFSQVSNLWKHQRLHTGEKPFSCPECRKAFSNSTTLLTHRHIHMGERPFPCTECGKAFSNSSILLRHQRVHTGEWPFSCPECRKGFSDSSNLQTHQRIHTGEKPFGCTECGKAFTWFTWVDNLQTHQRCHAGERLFSCHECGKAFSDSSNLLTHWRVHTGERPFSCPECGKAFSYSSSLLTHRRIHTGESPFSCPECGKAFRKSSHLLSHQRVHTGERPFSCPECGKVFSSTSTLLRHQRVHTGERPFACSECCKAFSNSSDLLSHRRVHTRERLFSCPECGKGFTRSSNLLAHQWVHTGEKPFACPDCGRRFTLFCNLRRHQQGHQCIQQSDSTSDTAVGHPQGCTSCPI